The window gcgcttgacaagctcATTGTTGATGCTGCTGTAGGCAGACGCCCGGTGCTGCACCTGCCGAGCTtcggtctcgtccatggggagCGCTCCGCTCTCCAGGAAAGCTAGGAttggctgggcccatgatggagtcGTCACCACGGTGAAGACGGCCATCAAGACGGGTTGCGGGGTGCAACCTTGAGCCGGTGGCAGCAGCCCCTGAGTCAGGGACAATGGCGGCTGAGTTGAGCGCAGCACCCCTCGGGCCGGGTTCAGCCGCCCCCGGTCCAGTGTTGATGGTCGCCGGGGTCGACAAGGCAGCCCCCGAGCTGGGATCAACAGTCCTTGGGCTGGGATCCGCAGCCCCCGAGACTGACTTGGGGACGGCAGCCCCCGAGCTTGGACCGGTAGCCCCCGAGTTCGGGTTGGGGAGGGACGCAGCAGGGTCATCCGGGATGAAGATGGACTCTGAATCCAGagatggcttgacagacggcttgcGCAAGTGCTCGAGGGACACGTCGGACGGTATGGTCTGCCGGGATGAGCCAATCTTGGCTAGCATGTCGACGGCTTTGTTCTCCGCGTGCAGGACGTGAAGGAATTCACAGTCGTTGAAGTTGCCGGAGAGCTGCTCAACCAAGAAGCAATAGCGGGCCATGTTGGCATCACGGGCGTCCCACTCACCGGAACACTGCTgcaccaccaaatccgagtcaccATAGCATAGGATGCGTCGGacgccgagttccttggcaagctgGAGGTCGTGCACAAGGGCTTCGTACTTGgcaacgttgttggaggcggcgaggTGGATCTGGAGTGCATACCGCAGCAGGTCGCCCTTCGGAGAAGACAacacgatgccggctcccaagccagaacacatcttggagccgtcaaagtgcatgcgCGAATGCGTTGAATCTGGCGGCGACGGCAGCTACTGGGTCTCCGTCCAATCAACGAGGAAGTCGGCGAGCGCTGGTGACTTGATCATGGTGCGGGGCTCGTATAGGATGGTATGGTCAGccagctcgatggcccatttggcaaccTGGCCAGAGGCATCCCGGTAGCCCATGATCTCGCCGATGGGGGTCGTGCTGACCACGATTATGACATGCTCTTGAAAGtactgcttcagcttcttggcggtaaagtacacgccgtagcacatcttctggtagtgcgggtagtctgcttggaggcggaaagcacctcgctcaggtagtagactgGGCGCTGGACGGACTGGATGCTGCCCTTCTTTGGTCGCTCGACCACCAGCACTGTGCAGACCGACGAGAGGTGGCAGCAATATATAGCAACTTGGCTCCTTATCAGCCAGCGCGGCCAGGACGGGTGCagtggagagcatgcgcttgagatCCCGGAACACTTCATCTGCCTGGTCGTTCTGCTCGAACGGCGAcgtcttcttcatcaactgatatagggGCAAGTTCCTCTCGTCCAGCCGGCTGAGAAaccggctgaccgaggccaagTAGCCGGTGAGCTTTTGGACATCGCGCAACCGGgttggtgataacccacaagtataggggatcacaacagttctcgagggtagagtattcaacccaaatttattgattcaacacaaggggagccaaagaatattctcaagtattagcagctgagttgtcaattcaaccacacctgaaagacttaatatctgcagcaaaaaatttagtagcaaagtagcatgtgtaacaccccgcatgtaacttgccatatttctaactccgactcttgccatttccggctatgtgctatgattttccctccgttgtcgggttttgtctttcgttttgtattttgtcatgtcatgcatttttatatcatgtcatcatgtgcattgcttttgcatacgtgttcgtctcatgcatccgagcattttccccgttgtccgttttccaatccggcgctcctatctcctccggtgcacccctcttgttttctttcatgtgcgtgtgtcaaactttctcggaatggaccgaggcttgtcaagtggtcttaatataccacccggagactaccggtcaagtttcgttccattcggaggtcgtttggtactccaacggttaaccgggcatccgcaatgtccatttgagtgtccagcaaaaaccccctctaaaatcagcccaaaacccaccaaactctcttccatgctctaggtcgttagatcacgatcgtgtgggcgaaaaccgcacctcatttggagacTCCTAGCttcctctacctataaatatgtgggcatcccgaaatacattcTCAGTCCAACCCTAGAaaaatccctccgcgccgccggacgcgtccgtaccccgccgaacacgtccgccgccgtgccccaacgaatcgcagcgcgccacgtcgcctcctccctctccccacgccgccggcccgccgggcccaggcggggcccgcccggcccgatccgccgccgcctcgcgcctGCCCCCGCGcacccgcgcctcgccgccggccggcgccgcagccgcccgtcgccgccccgccgccggcgccgccgcctccctccaccggcgccgcctccctccctcaccgcctcttcctcccgccggcgagcgcCATCGGCCGGAGCCCAAGCCTGCAATTGTTTGcatttatggagtgccatagcatgactcaatcttgctctacttttgctataaaatatttctggcagattcttaacatgatatgcaattttgccaagcttattgtagttgatccatacatgctatgcaattgttcttgccctggatagcttcataaacatgccatcttgctgtagatgtgcttggtttgtcatgcattgctctgtagtgagtgcatcaagctcacaaagaggcctacatattatgatttctgccatgctctgttttctgccaagtctgaaacctaataacgaaacttgctatgtttacatgcttgccatcatatcttctggtcctttttggcttatggtcagtaagggacttttgtcatgtgcttttagtagaacactgccatgccttgttttgctatgttaagttcctgtagcatgttgatttcgtgctctgaactttgctacctgatgctgtttactgccatgtccagtttttcactaagtctgtgaacctgtaatctttcgctctattgccatgctccgctacctatcacttgctatatcatgtctcccattttagccatgtcagcccctaaccatcctttcctagcaaaccgttgtttggctaagttaccgcttttgctcagcccctcttatagcgttgctagttgcaggtgaagttgaagttgttccatgtcggaacatgcatatgttgggatatcacaatatctcttatttaattaatgcatctatatatattcgGTAAAGGgcggaaggctcggccttatgcctggtgttttgttccactcttgccgccctagttactgttataccgggattatgttccttgggCTAGTGCTCCTtattttcccccgggttttcgcgagcccgagggtcatcttattttaacccccccgggctagtgctccttcgagtgttggtccgaactgagcagactgcggggccccctcctggaaactcgaggtctggttttactcgtaggatgtctcatctggtgtgccctgagaacgagatatgtgcagctcctatcgggatttgtcggcacattcgtgtggctttgctggtcttgttttaccattgtcgagatgtcttgtaaaccgggattccgagactgatcgggtctttccgggagaaggtttatccttcgttgaccgtgagagcttataatgggctaagttgggacacccctgcagggtattatctttcgaaagccgtgcccacggttatgaggcagatgggaatttgttaatgtccggttgtagagaacttgtcacttgacccaattaaaatacatcaactgcgtgtgtagccgtgatggtctcttctcggcggagtccgggaagtgaacacggtctgagttatgtatgacgtaagtaggtgttcaggatcacttcttggtcattgctagatgacgtccgttccgttgcttctcttctcgctctcatttgcgcaggttagccaccatatatgcttttgccgttgcagctccacctctttgcaccatcttttcctataagcttaaatagtcttgatctcgcgggtgtgagattgctgagtccccgtgactcacagattctaccaaaacagttgcaggtgccggcgatgccagtgcagatgatggcgtcgatctcaagtgggagttcgacgaggaacggggtcgttactatgtgtcttttcctgatgatcagtagtggagcccagttgggacgatcggggatctagcatttggggttgtcttattttcatctggattttgaccgtagtcggtctatatgattgtattttggatgatgtatgatgatatttatgtattgtgtgaagtggcgattgtaagccaactctttatcccattcttgttcattacatgggattgtgtgaagatgacccttcttgcgacaaaaccactatgcggttatgcctctaagtcgtgcctcgacacgtgggagatatagccgcatcgtgggtgttacaagttggtaatcagagccatccccgacttaggagccccctgcttgatcgaatcgctagcgttgttgagtctagaacaaaatgttttgagtcttaggattatatatatcggagagtaggattctttttactcctcagtcccttcgttgctctggtgaggtctcctgacgtagaagttttcactattctctcctcaaatttcactaaaaaaatttaggatcacgcgggtatcttggaatcgttctgatggttttgtgacgagaacattgttcttggtgcctcctgtcatttaggggttgtggcagtgtcccggggagttgagctccgaggtgttgtcgtcacaattttatcgttgcagttctggaatacctgagtttcgccgacatcgaaatctcttttatgcagttgttggtgagatcacctcgacgccacccagtactggggcgggatttcgggagtattgccataacttgtataacggatgtttttcgaaggttgaggtaaacgatttccgaagatttcttggttatgtgttgacggatggatacagctggatctagggattgttagtttgggtgatatattttgtgtcccctgtatcccctacaccagattgcataaccagaaagttttgggagtttataagtgggaattctagtagccttaggatatctttccgacagacgcatgatatgagattggggttcgacgtctagtggtctgcctgtatacggttgattttacagtggtctcgttgtgtcttaaagagtccatggctatgccgactcggggacgcttcgtatgtcatgtgcacagccttgtacatgatggtgctgtacgattgagcccgtgtgggccccaccacgaaaacttcggacgaaatctctatcatatgtttgttccggcttattttgcaagccaatactttgttatattttgtattgtggtattcgagttgcttcgaattcatatgatcattccatatctttttcaagtggcttctcaacttatggaagtgtgatgatttactatggaattcattcgttcatcttcgttcgaatgtttattgtgaagactatatgttgcaatttctgtccgttgattctacttatctatttgtctatcaagatgctaacggatgtcaccctcttcaggatggctccgccaacgcgtcagaatccggatcgcaatgaagggagtcaagcgaaccctccgccaccacctccacctccggaggcatggcaggctattatggcagccaccaacgccaatgctcagatgattctgcaactcttgcaagaacgtactcaagggcaaggcaatcaaagcaatcaaggtcaaggcaacaatcagtttcactttgccactctcaaccagtttctcgcaaatcagcccaagtctttcaactactgtgccgaggccacggatgccgatgattggctcgtggacatcaacaagcattttgaatgtagcaatgtcaggcctgaggactatgtcaagttcgcttctttccagctcaaggaccaagctgctg is drawn from Aegilops tauschii subsp. strangulata cultivar AL8/78 chromosome 1, Aet v6.0, whole genome shotgun sequence and contains these coding sequences:
- the LOC109781000 gene encoding uncharacterized protein; amino-acid sequence: MKKTSPFEQNDQADEVFRDLKRMLSTAPVLAALADKEPTGIVLSSPKGDLLRYALQIHLAASNNVAKYEALVHDLQLAKELGVRRILCYGDSDLVVQQCSGEWDARDANMARYCFLVEQLSGNFNDCEFLHVLHAENKAVDMLAKIGSSRQTIPSDVSLEHLRKPSVKPSLDSESIFIPDDPAASLPNPNSGATGPSSGAAVPKSVSGAADPSPRTGLLPPAQGCTPQPVLMAVFTVVTTPSWAQPILAFLESGALPMDETEARQVQHRASAYSSINNELVKRSATSVFQRCIEQDNNVEILLDIHQGECGHHAASRSLVSKAFRHGFYQPMAFKDAESLVLKCEGCQRFGKRSHQPASALQTILITWPFAVWGLDMVGPFKTDWGGMMNLLVVVDKFTNWIEARPIKKLNGPTVVRFVKDIAVRYDILQSIITDNITNFAKGALAQYCSVSGIWLDLASIAHAQSNG